A section of the Lynx canadensis isolate LIC74 chromosome A1, mLynCan4.pri.v2, whole genome shotgun sequence genome encodes:
- the LOC115508297 gene encoding LOW QUALITY PROTEIN: 40S ribosomal protein S4-like (The sequence of the model RefSeq protein was modified relative to this genomic sequence to represent the inferred CDS: inserted 3 bases in 2 codons), whose amino-acid sequence MARGPKKHLKHVVGXQHCTLDELTGVFAPHPPTGPHKPRECLPLIIFLKNRLTCALAGDEVKKICMQCFIKIDGKVQTDITYPNGFMDVISIHKTGEYFHLICNTKGHFAIHWITPEETKYKLCKVRKIFVGTKGLLHLVTHDAGTICYPDPFIKVTDTIQIDLQTGKFTDSIKFDTGNLCMVTGGVNLGRIGVIINRERHPGSFDVVHVKDVNGSSFATQLSNIFILXKSNKPWISLSCGNDVCLTTAEERDKRLATRQSSG is encoded by the exons ATGGCTCGTGGTCCCAAGAAACATCTGAAGCATGTAGTGGG TCAGCATTGTACGCTGGATGAACTGACCGGTGTGTTTGCTCCTCATCCACCTACTGGTCCCCATAAACCAAGAGAGTGTCTCCCTCTCATCATTTTCTTGAAGAACAGACTTACGTGTGCCCTAGCAGGAGATGAGGTAAAGAAGATCTGTATGCAGTGTTTTATTAAGATTGATGGCAAGGTCCAAACTGATATAAC ctacCCTAATGGTTTTATGGATGTCATCAGCATACACAAGACTGGGGAATATTTCCATCTGATCTGCAACACCAAGGGTCACTTTGCTATTCATTGGATTACACCTGAGGAGACCAAGTACAAGCTGTGCAAAGTGAGAAAGATCTTTGTGGGGACAAAAGGACTTCTTCATCTGGTGACCCATGATGCTGGCACTATCTGCTATCCTGATCCCTTCATCAAAGTGACTGACACCATTCAGATTGATCTGCAGACTGGAAAGTTTACTGACTCCATCAAGTTTGACACTGGTAATCTGTGTATGGTGACTGGAGGTGTTAACCTGGGAAGAATTGGTGTGATCATCAACAGAGAGAGGCACCCTGGTTCTTTTGATGTAGTTCATGTGAAAGATGTCAATGGCAGCAGCTTTGCCACCCAACTCTCCAACATTTTTATAT ACAAAAGCAACAAACCATGGATTTCTCTTTCCTGTGGAAACGATGTCTGCCTCACCACTGCtgaagaaagagacaagagacTGGCAACCAGACAGAGCAGTGGGTAA